Proteins from a genomic interval of Ndongobacter massiliensis:
- a CDS encoding NAD(P)-dependent alcohol dehydrogenase has protein sequence MKGFAMLKIGETGWIEKERPACGPDDAIIRPLALSPCTSDVHTVWEGALGDRHNMILGHEGCGVVEEVGSNVKDFKKGDRIMVAAITPDWQSVEAQAGYPMHSGGMLAGWKFSNFKDGVFGEYFHVNDADGNLAHLPDAISPAEACMLSDMVPTGFHGVELADVQFGDTVLVIGIGPVGLMAVAGSNFRGASRIIAVGTRPVCREVAKKYGATDFVSYKDGSIDEQVMALTNNKGVDKVIIAGGGVETFEPAVKVVKPGGAIGNVNYLGSGTYINIPRVEWGVGMGHKKIVGGLMPGGRLRLEKLGALVASGRLDVSLLLTHKFNGFEKVEDALMLMKDKPKDLIKPVVTL, from the coding sequence ATGAAGGGTTTTGCGATGTTAAAAATCGGCGAAACGGGCTGGATTGAGAAGGAACGTCCGGCATGTGGTCCGGATGACGCTATCATCCGTCCGTTAGCCCTGTCCCCCTGTACGTCCGACGTGCATACCGTATGGGAAGGTGCTTTGGGTGACCGGCACAATATGATTCTCGGGCACGAAGGCTGCGGCGTTGTCGAAGAAGTCGGCAGCAATGTCAAAGATTTCAAAAAAGGCGATCGCATCATGGTTGCCGCGATTACCCCTGATTGGCAGTCGGTCGAAGCGCAGGCGGGGTATCCCATGCATTCCGGCGGCATGCTGGCGGGCTGGAAATTCTCGAATTTCAAAGACGGTGTGTTCGGTGAATACTTCCACGTCAACGATGCGGATGGAAACCTGGCGCATTTACCAGATGCCATTTCTCCGGCGGAAGCCTGCATGCTCTCCGATATGGTCCCCACCGGTTTCCACGGCGTAGAATTGGCGGATGTCCAATTTGGCGATACGGTCTTGGTCATCGGCATCGGTCCGGTCGGTCTGATGGCCGTGGCCGGCTCGAATTTCCGCGGTGCATCCCGAATCATTGCGGTCGGCACGCGCCCCGTCTGCCGCGAAGTGGCGAAGAAATACGGTGCGACCGACTTTGTCAGCTACAAAGACGGCTCGATTGACGAGCAGGTCATGGCCCTTACGAATAACAAAGGTGTCGATAAAGTGATCATTGCCGGCGGCGGTGTGGAAACCTTCGAACCCGCGGTCAAAGTAGTCAAACCCGGCGGTGCGATTGGCAATGTCAATTATCTCGGCAGCGGTACCTACATCAACATTCCGCGCGTGGAATGGGGCGTCGGCATGGGGCACAAAAAGATTGTCGGCGGATTGATGCCGGGTGGAAGGCTGCGCCTCGAGAAGTTGGGCGCTCTGGTCGCCTCCGGACGTCTGGATGTCTCTTTGCTTTTGACTCATAAGTTCAACGGTTTTGAGAAAGTCGAAGACGCTTTGATGTTGATGAAAGACAAGCCGAAGGATCTGATCAAACCGGTGGTTACGCTCTAA
- a CDS encoding GTP-binding protein — translation MQLLIISGFLGAGKTRFIQAMAKGTGRQFVIVENEFAEANVDSKVLRAEQPRRAPGEATPPKSDRTDPSGNAAAIADEPSMNIWELSEGCICCSLNLDFTYSVLTIANTLNPDYLVVEPSGVAHLSAILEQLNKISYERIGLLAPVTIVDQKNYLSQRAAFSNYFCDQVGNAGTVVLSKSEILQPEDFIAIKKELRLADDVDFPLRHYSKWQREDWFKLLSRQWVALPAKNEPTVKSSLTKTTKTAFAKILRRKIVQKHARRADQDLMNLTFYDCRFSSVDAVYSFLERLLWGAYGDVVRFKGFFSVKNEVLHVEGVGSCFEITGFGSRTAFVAGQAMPEEREAFPFVIIGKALQAKPLLAVLQGP, via the coding sequence ATGCAGCTGTTGATTATTTCGGGTTTCTTAGGTGCGGGAAAAACGCGTTTTATCCAGGCGATGGCAAAAGGGACGGGTCGACAATTCGTGATTGTGGAAAACGAATTTGCCGAAGCCAATGTGGACAGCAAGGTGCTGCGCGCCGAACAACCTCGTAGGGCACCCGGCGAGGCGACGCCTCCAAAGTCGGATCGGACGGATCCTTCCGGCAATGCTGCGGCAATCGCAGACGAGCCCTCCATGAATATTTGGGAATTGAGTGAAGGTTGTATCTGCTGTTCCTTGAATTTGGATTTTACCTATTCCGTCTTGACCATTGCCAACACCCTCAATCCGGATTATTTGGTGGTAGAGCCCTCCGGTGTTGCGCACCTTTCTGCCATTTTAGAGCAGCTAAATAAAATTTCGTATGAACGCATCGGCCTTCTTGCGCCCGTCACCATTGTCGATCAAAAAAACTATTTGTCGCAGCGCGCCGCTTTTTCCAATTACTTTTGCGATCAGGTGGGCAATGCGGGAACGGTGGTTCTCAGTAAATCTGAAATCTTGCAGCCGGAGGATTTTATTGCCATAAAAAAAGAGCTGCGCCTAGCGGACGACGTCGACTTTCCCTTACGCCACTACAGCAAATGGCAAAGAGAAGATTGGTTCAAACTTTTATCCCGACAATGGGTGGCGCTTCCTGCAAAAAATGAACCGACTGTGAAATCTTCCCTTACAAAGACTACAAAGACGGCATTCGCCAAGATTTTGCGACGAAAAATCGTCCAAAAGCACGCACGGCGTGCCGATCAGGACCTGATGAACCTGACCTTTTACGACTGCCGCTTTTCCTCGGTGGATGCCGTCTATTCCTTTCTTGAGAGACTTTTGTGGGGAGCTTATGGCGATGTCGTTCGCTTCAAAGGCTTTTTCTCGGTGAAAAATGAAGTGCTGCACGTGGAGGGCGTTGGTTCCTGCTTTGAAATTACCGGTTTCGGAAGCCGCACGGCCTTTGTCGCCGGACAGGCAATGCCCGAAGAACGCGAAGCATTTCCCTTTGTCATCATCGGCAAGGCCTTGCAAGCGAAGCCCCTGCTTGCTGTCTTGCAGGGGCCTTAG